Proteins from one Streptosporangium becharense genomic window:
- a CDS encoding C39 family peptidase, whose product MVKSLGSTYWRWRQYQEKTLWCWNATTISIANFYANAQVWTQCGFATAVLNRDDSRLADQRPFRCCPDGELRGDCNQGWWPDFGPLQEAGVQVPVADGDRYFVDASWAGGRWVEVRRLRELTKNEVKAEIDAGRPIMMNIGWGGGLSGHIVNIWGYSYRPQTGELVHVWVHDPWEDTGGVYEGMEDSPIMWIAWETLFGGYPGGPNGTWNRTFKTRRN is encoded by the coding sequence ATGGTCAAGAGCCTCGGCTCGACATACTGGCGCTGGCGTCAATACCAGGAAAAAACACTCTGGTGTTGGAACGCGACGACAATCAGCATCGCGAACTTCTACGCCAACGCGCAGGTTTGGACTCAGTGCGGATTCGCCACCGCAGTCCTCAACAGGGACGACTCCAGGCTCGCCGACCAGCGACCGTTCCGCTGCTGCCCGGATGGCGAGTTACGCGGGGACTGCAACCAGGGTTGGTGGCCGGATTTCGGGCCGCTGCAGGAAGCCGGGGTCCAGGTCCCGGTGGCCGATGGTGACAGGTATTTCGTCGACGCGTCGTGGGCGGGCGGCAGGTGGGTGGAGGTCAGAAGGCTCAGGGAGTTGACGAAGAACGAGGTCAAGGCGGAGATAGACGCCGGACGCCCGATCATGATGAACATCGGCTGGGGCGGTGGCCTCTCCGGCCACATCGTCAACATCTGGGGGTACAGCTACCGCCCGCAGACCGGTGAACTGGTGCACGTATGGGTGCATGACCCGTGGGAGGACACGGGCGGGGTATACGAGGGCATGGAGGACTCTCCCATCATGTGGATCGCATGGGAGACGCTCTTCGGCGGTTACCCGGGCGGCCCGAACGGTACCTGGAACAGGACCTTCAAGACTCGGCGAAACTAG